The following is a genomic window from Hymenobacter chitinivorans DSM 11115.
TCCGACTTGCTCACCAGCCTGCAGGCCCGCTACTCCATCGACGCGGACCGCGTTTACAGCACCGGCATGAGCAACGGGGGCTTTATGAGCTACGAGCTGGCCTGCAAGCTCAGCAACCGGATAGCCGCCATTGGTTCGGTGACGGGCAGCCTGGTGCAAAGTCGCCTGGGGGCCTGCACGCCCCAGCACCCGGTGCCGGTCATGGAAATTCACGGCACGGCCGACAACACAGTACCTTATAACGGCAACATTCTGTTCGTGCCCATCCCGGCGGTAGTCGATTACTGGGTGCGCTTCAATGGCTGCTCTGCTACGCCCACCGTCACGACCGTGCCCAACACCAACACCACCGATGGTAGCACGGCAGAACGCTACGTGTACGGCGGGGGCCGCAACGGCAGCGCGGTGGAGCACTACAAAATCATCGGGGGCGGCCACACTTGGCCGGGCGCAGTGGTCAACATCGGCGTAACGAACCGCGACATCAACGCCAGCGTGGAAGTGTGGCGCTTTTTGCGGCGCTACCGCCTTAGTCGGCTGAGCGGGCCGCTGAGTACCGGTAACGCTACTGCCCCTGCCGCCCTGACGCTTTATCCCAACCCCGCTACCGACCTGGTAACGGTACGGGCCGCTACCCGCCTGCAGCCCGCCCAGCTCACCGTTCTCGATGCCCTGGGCCGCCCCGTAGCCGCCCACGCCACGGCCGCCCCCGACGGCACGCTGCTAGTTGCAACCAGCCCGTGGGCCAGTGGCGTGTACGTGCTGCGCCTCACGACGCCCGGTGGCCAAACTTACCAGAAGCTGGTGAAGCCGTAGGCCAGCGCAATAAAGCAGAAAAGGCCGCGGATATGAATATCCGCGGCCTTTTCCGTTGCTGCCGAGGCCGGCAGAGGTTGCTCGGGGGTTAGTCTTTGCGGGTGTACTCGGCGTGACGAACCGGGTCTTTTTTCTTGTCTTTCTTGCGGCCAATCAGGCCCCCGGCCGCGGCCCCGGCCACGCCGCCAATGACAGCGCCTTTGGTGCCGCCCACTACGGCGCCGCCCACGACGCCCGCGCCGCCCCCAATGGCTGCGCCCTTGGCTTTTTTGCTCCAGCCTTTCTTGGGCTCCGTCTGGGCGTGGGCTTCATTGCTGAGACTGGTGCTGAGCATAAACAAGGCCAGCAGCATGGTCAGATATATCTTGAACGTTTTCATGACGTTTGAATTTAAAGTTGATGTAATGGGACTATGTGCCTAAAACGTAGCCCGCCCAGCCAAGGTTGTGGAGTAGCTTTCCGGGGGCGGAGCCCGTATAGACCGGCGACCTTTCGTCTATCTTCCTCCTGCTTATGACTACCTGGTTTATCGGCTGCTCGGGCTTCCACTACCGCCACTGGCGGGGCACTTTTTACCCCGAAAAACTGCCCCAGCGCCGCTGGTTCGAGTTTTATGCCCAGTACTTCAACACCCTGGAGCTAAACGTGACCTTCTACCGGTTTCCCCAGCTTGCCTTCGTCGAAAACTGGTACCAGATCAGCCCGCCCGAATTTGTCTTCGCCACGAAGGCCCCGCGGCTGATTACCCACTACAAGCAGTTTCACGACTGCGCCCAGTTGCTGGCCGATTTCTACGGCACCATGCAGGAAGGGCTGCGCGAAAAGCTCGGCCCCGTGTTGTTTCAGCTGCCCCCGCGCACGGTGTACACCGAGGAGCGGCTCTTGCGCCTCGTCGAAAGCCTCGACCCGGCCTTTACCAACGTAGTGGAGTTTCGGCACCCGAGCTGGTGGCACGAGCGGGTGTTCCAGGAGCTGAGCCGCCGCAACGTTACGTTCGTGGGCCAGAGCCACCCGGCCCTACCGACTGACGTCATTGCCAACACCAGCACGCTCTACTACCGCCTGCACGGCATCCCGGAGCTCTATAAGTCGCCCTACTCCGAAGCCGAGCTGCACCAGCTGGCCCACCAGATTCAGCAGGAGCCGGGCGTAGAGCGGGCCTTTGTGTATTTCAACAACGATATCGACGCCTCTGCCATCCGCAACGGTCAGCAGCTGCGCGACTATTGCCGCCACCTTGGCACCCCCTAGGCACCCCACAAAAAAGCCTCGCTCCGGATAGAGCGAGGCTTTTTGATACAAGCAAACAGCGGGCTAATTGCCTTCCGTCTTGGCCCCAACGGCGCTTTGGTCGGGCGTGGTGGGAGCTTCGGCAGCGGCCGGCTGCTTCACGTACTTATCCAGCCAGGTATTCATTTCCCATAACGTGTGCAGAATGGATTCCCGGGCCGCGTAGCCGTGGGCCTCAAAGGGCAGCACCACGTAGCGCACCGTGGCGCCGTGGCCCTTCAAGGCGTTGTAAAACCGCTCACTCTGCAACGGGAAGGTGCCCGAGTTGTTATCGGCCTCCCCGTGAATTAGCAGCAGCGGGGTCTTAATTTTGTCGGCGTACGTGAAGGGCGACATGTTGGTATATACTTCCGGCGCTTCCCAGTACGTACGCTCCTCAGCCTGGAAACCAAAGGGCGTGAGCGTGCGGTTGTAGGCGCCGCTGCGGGCAATGCCGGCCTTAAACAGGTCGGTGTGGGCCAGCAGGTTGGCCGTCATAAAGGCTCCGTAGGAGTGCCCCATTACCGCTACCCGCTTCCGGTCGACTACGCCCAGGCGGGCCCCCTCATCAATGGCGGCTTTGGCGCTGGCCGTCAGCTGCTCGATGTACGTGTCGTTTGGTTCTTTCGAGCCTTCGCCCACAATCGGAATGCTGGTGGCCTGCAGCACGGCATAGCCCTGGGTAACCCAGTAAATCGGGGAGCCCCAGCTTAGGCGGGTAAAGGCGTAGGGCGAGCCTTTCACCTGGCCGGCATTGGCCTTGTTCTTAAACTCCACCGGGTAGGCTTCCATGAGGGTGGGCAGGGGCCCGTTCTCTTTTTTGTAGCCGTAGGGCAAATACAGGTTGGCCGTCAGGTCCACGCCGTCGGCCCGCTTGTACTTGAGCACCTGCTTGGTCAGGTTGCCCACGGCCGCGTAGGGGTTGTCAAACTTAGTCAGGGGCGTCAGCTTGGCGCTTTTTACTTCCCGAAGGTAGTAGTTCGGCGTTTCCTGCTGCGACTCGCGCCGGGTCAGCAGCTGGCGCTTCGACAGGTCCAGAATGGCTACGGGCACTTCGTAGTACGGAGCCTCGGAGCGCCACCAGCGGGTACTTTTCTTGGTAGCTACGGCTACTTCGTCCACAAACGGCCGGTCGCCTTCCGGGGAAGCGCCGGTGCCGATAAAGTAGAGCGTTTCGCCCTTGGCATCAGTGGCCAGCACTTCGTTGCCGGTAAGGTTGCGCTGGGTGTAGGGAGTGCCGGGCGCAGTGTACGTATCCTGGGAAGACCGGTCGAAGAGCACGGCCGGCGCCGCTTTGGTCGTCGGATTCAGGGTCCAGGTCATTTCCTTGCGGTCGGCCCAGCGGTAGCCTTCCACCAGCGCCAGGTTGGCGTTGCCCCAGATAATATCCCGGAAGCGCAGCGGCAGGGCCGCCAGCTCCTGCGGGTCGGTTTCGAAGGGCGCGGCCTGCGTGAAAATCTTGTCGCGCACGGTGGCCGGCGTTTTTGGGTCGCCCCCGTCCTGGGCTTCCACCCAGTACAAGGTCGCGGGAGCGTCGGCGCGCCAGTCGTGGCCGCGCTGCCCGGTGGGCACGGCATCGAAGCTGCTGGGCACGTTGTCGGCCAGGGGCAGGTCAGCCATGGTTTTCACCACCAGGCCTTCCATGCTGAGTACATCTACCTGCAGCGGAAAATCGGTGTAGGGCAGGGTGTAGGAAAACGGCCGGTGCAGGGTCTTCACCAAGGCGTAGCGGCCATTGGGCGAAGGCGAGGCTTGCTGCACAATGCCGGGCTGACCCAGCGGCTGCATGCGGCCCGTCACGGTTACTTTCACCACCTGGGCCGTGGCGTAAAACTCGAACAGCTTCTCGTCGGTCGGGCTTTTCAGCAAATCCTGGTAGGTGCGGGCCGGTGCCTTCTTCCCGCTGTTTTCCTGCACCGTGGGGCCCATGGGCACGGGATTAAGAATCGGCGTGTCGCCGCGGCCCCCCACGCAGGCGCGGGCCAGCAGCGTCTGGCTATCCGACACCCACTCGTAGGACTTGCCAAAGACGCTGTTCAAAAACAGGTTGGGCATCAGGCGGGCCGAGGCTGAGGCCACGTCCAGCAGCCAGAGCTCCACGTGCCGGTCGGCGGTGTGGGTGAAGGCTACCTTAGTGTTGTCCGGCGACCAGGTTACTTCGCTAATGCGGGCCTTGGCCGGCAAGCCCTGCACCAGCAGTTCCTTGCCGTCGG
Proteins encoded in this region:
- a CDS encoding extracellular catalytic domain type 1 short-chain-length polyhydroxyalkanoate depolymerase produces the protein MKTLLQTATALALLLPAASQAQSTITGTIVSGGLTREYRLYIPAAYSATKAVPLLFNLHGYSSNNLEQEVYGDFRSIADTANFLIVHPNGTIDGTGNRYWNTFTAPGAGGPDDVAFLSDLLTSLQARYSIDADRVYSTGMSNGGFMSYELACKLSNRIAAIGSVTGSLVQSRLGACTPQHPVPVMEIHGTADNTVPYNGNILFVPIPAVVDYWVRFNGCSATPTVTTVPNTNTTDGSTAERYVYGGGRNGSAVEHYKIIGGGHTWPGAVVNIGVTNRDINASVEVWRFLRRYRLSRLSGPLSTGNATAPAALTLYPNPATDLVTVRAATRLQPAQLTVLDALGRPVAAHATAAPDGTLLVATSPWASGVYVLRLTTPGGQTYQKLVKP
- a CDS encoding glycine zipper domain-containing protein — encoded protein: MKTFKIYLTMLLALFMLSTSLSNEAHAQTEPKKGWSKKAKGAAIGGGAGVVGGAVVGGTKGAVIGGVAGAAAGGLIGRKKDKKKDPVRHAEYTRKD
- a CDS encoding DUF72 domain-containing protein — encoded protein: MTTWFIGCSGFHYRHWRGTFYPEKLPQRRWFEFYAQYFNTLELNVTFYRFPQLAFVENWYQISPPEFVFATKAPRLITHYKQFHDCAQLLADFYGTMQEGLREKLGPVLFQLPPRTVYTEERLLRLVESLDPAFTNVVEFRHPSWWHERVFQELSRRNVTFVGQSHPALPTDVIANTSTLYYRLHGIPELYKSPYSEAELHQLAHQIQQEPGVERAFVYFNNDIDASAIRNGQQLRDYCRHLGTP
- a CDS encoding alpha/beta hydrolase family protein — its product is MFCSLTSSAQDVMYQTPPKSIVALAEAPSTPRVSVSSNGQWMLLLDNQDMPSIAELSQPELRVGGLRINPKTNGPSRTNYITKLRLKHLPDGKELLVQGLPAKARISEVTWSPDNTKVAFTHTADRHVELWLLDVASASARLMPNLFLNSVFGKSYEWVSDSQTLLARACVGGRGDTPILNPVPMGPTVQENSGKKAPARTYQDLLKSPTDEKLFEFYATAQVVKVTVTGRMQPLGQPGIVQQASPSPNGRYALVKTLHRPFSYTLPYTDFPLQVDVLSMEGLVVKTMADLPLADNVPSSFDAVPTGQRGHDWRADAPATLYWVEAQDGGDPKTPATVRDKIFTQAAPFETDPQELAALPLRFRDIIWGNANLALVEGYRWADRKEMTWTLNPTTKAAPAVLFDRSSQDTYTAPGTPYTQRNLTGNEVLATDAKGETLYFIGTGASPEGDRPFVDEVAVATKKSTRWWRSEAPYYEVPVAILDLSKRQLLTRRESQQETPNYYLREVKSAKLTPLTKFDNPYAAVGNLTKQVLKYKRADGVDLTANLYLPYGYKKENGPLPTLMEAYPVEFKNKANAGQVKGSPYAFTRLSWGSPIYWVTQGYAVLQATSIPIVGEGSKEPNDTYIEQLTASAKAAIDEGARLGVVDRKRVAVMGHSYGAFMTANLLAHTDLFKAGIARSGAYNRTLTPFGFQAEERTYWEAPEVYTNMSPFTYADKIKTPLLLIHGEADNNSGTFPLQSERFYNALKGHGATVRYVVLPFEAHGYAARESILHTLWEMNTWLDKYVKQPAAAEAPTTPDQSAVGAKTEGN